The nucleotide window TCTGGGTCCACGACTGGGTCAGCCCGCTGGCCAACGACGGCCACTGGCTCCCCCTACCCGAACGCACCCTGTGGCCCAAGATCGCCCGCGACAAGGCCGCCCGGGTCGAAAACCGCCTCGCCGCCGCCTACGAAGCCGCCGGTCGTCGCCTGCCCGACTGGTGGAGCGAGTCCCATGCGGGAGCGCTTCTCATGGCCGAGTCCCTCATCGGGGCCGTGCTCGACACCGCCCTCGACGCCCTCCCCCGCGGGCAGATGGCCAGCGAGTTCACGCTCCCCGAGGGAGAACTGGAACTTTACCCCGGCGGGGCGCGGCTGCGCATGCGCGGGCGCATCGACCTGATCCTTCACGACGGTGCCGACCCCGACAACACACCCGGCCCGGCCTGGCTGGTGGACTTTAAAACCAGCGCCAGCCGCAAGCCCCTGACCACTAAGCGCTTCGCCGAGGGCGACGGACTCCAGCTCGGGCTTTACGCCTTGGCCCTGCGCCAACTGGGCTTCTCGCCCGTCACCCTGAGCCTGCTCATGCCCGGCGGCGCGTTAAAAGCCCAGCTCACCGACACCGACGTGCGCGAGCAGACCGCGCTGCTCGGGGCCGTCTCGGCCATCCATACCACCGGCACACTCGGGCACTGGGGGGCGTTCCGCGACCGCTTTACCTTCAGCGGCCATTACCCGCTGGCCACGCTCGTGATCGGCCCGGCCACACTCAAAGGCAAGTGGCTGCTCACCCACCCCGGGCTCGACCCCGACAACAACGAGGAGGCCGACGCATGAGCAACGCCTTCCCCCCCCTCCCCGATCAGGCCGACCGCGACCAGTTCCTCAACGAGACGGAAAAAAACTTCTCCGTCATCGCCCCGGCGGGTGTGGGCAAGACCACCTCCATCGTCGGACGCATTGCCCGGATCGGCCTAGGCGACGCCAACCGCGCCGAGCCGCTGCTCCCGCACCTGGCCGTCGTCACCTACACAAACAAGGCGGCGGAGGAACTTCAGGAGCGCGCCCGCCGCAAGCTCCTCGAACACGCCGCTGGCAACGAGCACCTGCTGAAACTTTTCGGACGGGCCTTTTTCGGGACCATTCACAGCTTTTGCCTGGAGTTGCTGCGCCGTCACGGCCACCACCTCGGCCTGCCCCCCGCGCTCGAACTGGTCGAGGACGAGGAAGCTCTCTGGCTGCGTTTTCTGCGTTCGCAGGACCGCCTGAGCGAACTGATCCCCGAACCGCTCCGGGGTGACTTCTTAAAAATCGCCCCGCTGGGAAAAATGCTCGAACTGGCCCGCAAGCTGCCCGGCGACACTTTTCCCGAGCCCGGTCCCCTGCCCTCTCCCGACGCCGCCGAAGTCCTTAGCTGGGAAGCCAAAGGCCGCTCCGCCGCGACCATCACCCGCTCGCAACAGACCCTGCGCGACTGGCTCGACGCCCTGGCCGATCCCGCCGCACGCGGACTCGGCCTGCCCGAGCCCGCGACCACGGCCAAAGAATTTGTCGCCGCCTGGAGCAACGCCCTCCAACCCGTACAGGACTGGCTCGCCGAGACCGGGCTGGGCTTCGCCTCCGCCGTGGCGCGGCGCTACCGCGCCTTCCGACTGGAGGCCGGGCAGCTCACCTACGACGACATGATTTTTCTCGCGGACCAGTTGCTCGCCCAACCGCAGGCGCTGGCCGAAATCCGCGCCCACCGTTGGCGGGTCATCCTCGACGAGGCTCAGGACACCGACCCGGTGCAGTTCCGCGTGCTCACCGCTGTCGCCCGTGAGCGCGGCGCCCCCGCCGACTGGCCCGGCTTCGGTGAACCGCCCCCCGGTGGGCACTTCTGCATGGTGGGCGACCCGCAGCAGTCCATTTACAGCGACCGCGCCGACCTGAAAACCTATCTCGCGCTGCACGCGGCGCTCTCAAGCGCTCCCGACGGCGGCGAGCTGACCTTCCGCGTGACCATGCGCTGTGACCACGCCGTGGTGGCGGCGGTCAATACTGCCTTTCCCGCCGTGCTCGACGGCTCCGGCGGGCAGGTCAACCTCGTACCGCTGGAGGCCCGGCCCGGCGTCCTCCCCGGCCACGTGGAACGGCTCACCCTGCGCCCCGAGGCCGAGAGCAAACGCAAGCGCGATCGGCTTGACGCCGAGGCCGAAGCCCTCGCCCGCTGGCTCAAGGCCCGCGGCCCGGCCGAACTCGGCGCGCACGGCTGGGGCGAAGTCGCCCTGCTGTGCCCCCGGCGCGACGGGCTGGAGGCGCTCGCCTTCCAACTCGAACGCATCGGCCTGCCCGTCCAGAACCACTCCCGCCTCGACCTCCTCGGCGACGACCCGGCCTTCGCCTGGACCGCCGGGCTCATGCAGGTCATGGCCAGCCCGGGTGACAGCTTTGAACTCTTCGGCGTGCTGCGGGAGGTTTTCGCTGTGGCCGACGGAGAAATGGCCGCACTCGTCCAGTCCGCCCGCCAGGCTGGCCAACCCTCCCCGCTCAGCCTGGAGACGCGCCCGGATGCCGTCCCCGGCCTTTGCGGGGAAACGCTGGCCCTGCTCCACGCTGCCCGCCGCAAGTGTATCCATCTTCCACTACGTGAGGCGCTGGAGCACCTGCTCGCCGTCACCGCGCTGCCCGCTCGGCTGGCCTGCCTGCCCGGCGCTTCCCCGGAGCGGACAGCCCGCACGCTCGACGCCCTGCGTGTCGAAGCAGACGCCGCTGAGGCCCGGGGCGGCACGCTGGCCGACTTTGCCAAAACATTGCGCCGCCGCTACACCGAGGCCCCCGGCGAGGCTCCCGCCGCCCCCGACCGCATCCAGCTTTTGACCTGCCACAAGTCCAAGGGGCTGGAATGGCCCGTGGTCATCCTTCCGCTGTTTTTCTCCCCCATCACCGAGGCGAACGCGAACTACCCGCAACTGCTGGGCGGTCCCGGCGAGCGTCCCGTGCTGGCTGTATCCAAAAACCATGACAAATCCACCGCCAAGGCCGCGCTGGCCCGCCGCAACGCGCAGACCTATGAGCGGCTGCTCTACGTCAGCGCCACCCGTGCCCGGCACAGCCTGATCGTGGTCGAGGACGAATCGCTTTTCGACCGCCCGGAGGGCTCCTTTGCCGGGGGGCTGCGCGTGCTCGCCAACGACGGCAACCGCTCCTGGTGGGACGGGCTCCCGGCCTTCGCGCCCAAGTCCGAGCTTTTCCCCGCCCGCCACGCGCCCGGCGAAACGGATGGCCCCGAGACGACTCCCACTTCGCTCGCGGAGGACACCGCCACAGAACGCACTCGCCGCGCCCAACTCGCCCGCGAGCACGCCGGGGACTTCGCCGAGCGCGTGCTGCCCAGTTCGCTGGCGCGGCATGAGGGCTTCGAGGGGCATCACCGCGACGAACGCGACCTCGAGGCCGAACCGCTTTTCCCTGAGCTGGCCGCCGCTGCCGCCGCCAAAAAAGGGGCCGACTACGGCAACTGGTGGCACCTGACGATGGAAACCCTCCCCTGGGCCGCCGGTCCCGACGCCTGGCGCGAACACGCCGAAGCCCGCCTCGCTCACTGCACGGATCGCCCGCGCGGGCAGGACGAGTTGGACCGTTTTTTCCGCTCCGAGGCCGCCCAACGCCTGTCCGCTCCCGGCCTGCTGGTCCGCGCCGAAGTGCCGGTCTTCTGGCCCGAGGACACGGGCCGCGTTTACGACGGCACCATCGACCTGGCCGCACGCACCGACACCGGCTGGCTCGTGATCGACTGGAAAACCGACCGCCTTTCCTCCGGCGGGCTTGACGCCCTCGCCCTGACCTACGGCCCCCAGCTAGACTGCTACCGCCGCGCCCTCGGGAGCATTTTTGATGTGCCCGTCGAGGTCTATCTCTATAGTACCCGTTTGGGCCAATGGCTGGAACTGTCCCCGCAGGGCTGAGAGTGCACTCCTTGCGATCTCTTTCCTCCGGGAACATATCCTTCACACTTTTGTTATTAACAATTTAGCTACTACCATGAAAAACTTCCTTTTCGATTTCGACGGCACACTGGCCGACACGCTGCCGCTGTGCATTTCCGCCTTTCGCGAGGCCATCGAGCCGCTGGCCGGGCGCAAGCTCAGCGACGCCGACATCATCGAGACCTTTGGCCCCTCCGAGGAAGGCACCATCGCCGCGCTCATCCCCGACCATCAGGAGCAGGGCCTCCGGGGCTACCTCAACAGTTACGAAACACTGCACCACAAGTGGCCCGCTCCTTTCCCCGGCATGGTCGAGATCCTGCGCTTCCTGCGCGAAAAGGGAGCCTTCGTCGGTATGGTCACCGGTAAGGGGGCCAAAAGCGCTGCCCTCAGCCTCGAACGCTTCGGCATCAGCGACCTTTTCCAGGCGATCGAGACCGGCTCCCCACGCGGCCCGGTCAAGGACGAGAAAATCGCCCACCTGCTGAAGACCTTTAACCTCGACCGCGCCGAAACCCTCTACATCGGCGATGTCGTCAGCGACATCACCGCCTCGCACGCCTGCGGGATCAAGGCCACCGCCGCTGCCTGGGCAGCAACCGCCGACCTCGAAGCCCTCCGCGCCGCGCAGCCGGATTTTCTCTTTACCAGTATCGCGGATTTCGACGCGTTCATTCGCGGGTTCTTTCAATAAGCCGAAGGGTACTCGGCTGGCTCGCCCATTCCCACCCTTACAGCAGCGCCAGCACCTCAATGTGCGAACGCAACACCGGCACCCCGCAAGCCTCCAGCCGGGCGCGGCTCTGATGCCCGCCTTCAAGCAGCACGCAGTCGGCCCCGATCTCGCGGGCGACCTCGTAGTCGTGCGTCGTGTCGCCCACGAGCAGTACCTCGTGGGGCGCGTGAGGCAGGCTCGCCATGTGGGCGCGGCCATTGGCGGCCTTGCCGGCGGCGTAGATATTATCCAGCCCGATCAGTTGGGAAAAATACCCGTCCAGCCCGAGCAGGCCGACCAGTTCCACCAGCGTCCGGTGCTCGTGGGCGGAGAGAATGACCTGCCCCACCCCCTGCGCCCGCACTGCCTCGACCGTGGCGCGAACCTCCGGATACAGGCTGCACTCCAGCCGACGCCGGTTATAGCCGTCGATAAACTCCCGACTGACCGCCTCGAAGGAATCCCGCTCCAGGTCGAAGCCGAGCTTGCGGTAGTACTCCACCACCGGGAACCCAAACTCCTCCTGGTAAAACCGCGCCGTCACGGGCCGCATCGACCGCCGCGTCATCAGGCCGTTCATCACCTCCAGGCACAGCCAGGCATCGTCCAGCAGCGTGCCGTTCCAGTCCCAAATCAGATGTCGGTATGCCATTGCTCTATCTATTAAATAGCCCTGCCGCCCCAGCGCCAGCCAACAGCGGGATTTTCCCATCATTAACAGAGGAATCGGAAATTTTCAAGAATAGTGAACAAAATAACACATTGGGCTTGCACTCGCGATCCAAGTCCGCACGCTGACATAAAAACCACCTCACCATGGCAGCTCCCAAGAAAAACACTTCCGACACCAAGGGCACCGAAGCCCTCGACCTGGCCATTTCCGCCATTAACAAGCAGTTCGGCGAAGGCTCAATCATGCGCCTGGGCGACAGCACGAAACTGAACGTCGAAACCGTTTCGACCGGCTCGGTCGCTATCGACCTCGCCCTCGGCGTTGGCGGGCTACCCCGCGGCCGTATCTGCGAAATCTACGGCCCCGAGTCTTCCGGTAAGACCACCCTGTGTCTCTCCATCATCGCCGAGGCCCAGCGCCAGGGCGGTAACGCCGTCTTTGTCGATGTCGAGCACGCCCTCGACCCCCGCTACGCCAAGGTCGTCGGTGTCGATCTGGACAATCTCATGGTTTCCCAGCCCGAGTCGGGCGAAGACGCCCTCAACATCACCGAGACGCTGATCCGCTCCGGCGCGGTCGATGTCGTCGTGGTGGACTCCGTGGCCGCGCTCGTCTCCCGCACCGAACTCGACGGCCAGATGGGCGACACCACCGTCGGCCTCCAGGCCCGCATGATGAGCCAGGCCATGCGACGCCTCACCGGCGCGATTAACAAGTCCAAGTGCATCTGTATCTTTACCAACCAGATCCGTGAAAAGATCGGGGTCATGTTCGGCAACCCGGAAACTACCCCTGGCGGTCGCGCGCTGAAGTTCTTCGCCTCCGTCCGCATCGACATCCGACGCATCGGCGCGATCAAGGACACCTCCGGCGCTGTCAAGGGTAACCGGACCCGCATCAAGGTGGTCAAAAACAAGGTCGCCCCACCCTTCACCGAGTGCGAGTTCGACATCATGTACAGCGAGGGCATCTCCCGCACCGGCTCCCTCCTCGACCTCGGCGTCGAACACAAGCTGCTCGAAAAGAAAGGCGCGTGGTTCGGCTACAACGGGGACCTCATCGGCCAGGGGCGCGAAGCCTCCAAGGCTTATCTGGCCGAACATCCCGACGTAATGAAAGACCTCCAGGCCAAAATTCTCGAAAAAGTTCAGGTCGTCGGCGGGACCGCGCTGGCCGAGTCCAAGGGTGCGCAGGACGAGGAATAGTCCTCCCCTCTCTTCTTACCTTTTACCGAAAGGCCGCCGGGCAAGTCTTGCCCGGCGGCCTTTGCTGTATCCCTCACGCAGACGTATCCCAACCGTAAAAGCACGAGAACAGCCCCTCACCCTTGGCTTCCCGCCACATCTGGCAGGGGATTGGGGGTATTTTCTGCGTGACGCCAACGCCCCTCCGGCTGACAATCGTCCGCACATATGCCTTTTGGAGAAACCATAGCCGCCCTGTCCACCCCGACAGGCGAAGCCGCGCTCGCCGTCATTCGCCTTTCCGGTCCCGACTGCGAACGTATCGGCCGTGACTCCTTCGGTTCCACGTGGAACGCCGAGCCCCGGATCGCAGCACTATCGACATACAAGTCACTCTCAGGAAACACCTTAGATAGATGCATAAGCCTCTATTTTGAGGACGGCCACAGCTATACCGGCGAGCCCATGCTCGAGCTCAGCCTCCACGGGAGCCCGCTCGTCGTTCAACTCGTACTGGAAGACCTCCTGGCCCGCGGCTGCCGCCTGGCTGAGCCGGGTGAGTTCACCAAGACCGCATTCCTCAACGGCAAGCTCGACTTGAGCCAGGCCGAGGCCGTGGCCGACCTCATCCACGCCCGCAGCACACGGGCCCTGCGTGTCGCCCAGCGCCAGCTTGCCGGTTCCATCGGTAAACGCATGGACGCCTACACCCAACGCCTGCTCCGCGTCCAGGCTGAGCTGGAGGCGTATATTGACTTTCCGGAAGAAGACTTGCCGGAAGAGGACCAGTCCGGCCCGATCAAGGCCATCTCCGGCCTAAGTCGGGACATTTCACAACTCATTGATACGCAACACTATTCTTCCCTGCTCCACGATGGCGTCCAAACCGTCATCCTCGGTGCCCCCAATGCAGGAAAAAGCAGCTTGCTCAACTGGCTGGCCGGGCAGGATCGCGTCATCGTGAGCGATACCCCCGGTACCACGCGCGATGTGGTGGCCGAAAGGGTGGTCGTGGGTGACTACGTGCTTCAGCTCATGGATACCGCCGGGCTGCATGCCTCCGAGGATGCACTGGAACGGCTTGGGATGCAAAAAACCCTGGAATGGCTCGATCGGGCAGATTTCATTCTGGTCGTGGTGGATAGCGCGGCCCCCTCCCCTACCCTGCCTGACGCCGCCCTGGAAAAAATTCAGGCCGGTAACGCACTCGTAATCGAAAACAAATGTGATCTCCCCTCTAGCTCCTCCAGAGCCGACTTCCTCCCCGCCTGCCCGCACATCCGACTCTCGCTAAAGACCGGCGAGAACTGCGATCAACTCAAAAGTCGGTTGATCGAGACTCTTTCCGCCGGGCACCACATCCCTCACGAGGACGAACTCATCGTCAGCACACGCCACGCCGCCGCCCTCACCCGCGCTGTCGATGCTCTGGAGACCACCTTGACGCGCCTGAACGAAGGTGCTCCGCCCGAATTGGCCGCCTCCGACCTGCGCCTAGCCGTCGAGGCCTTCGGCGAAGTTGTCGGTAAAATCGACAACGAGGCCATGCTCGACCAACTTTTTGCCACTTTTTGCATCGGAAAATGAAGTTCCCGCTTAAATACGGTCCCAATCAGCCTTACGATGTCATCGTCTGCGGCGCAGGCCACGCCGGCTGTGAAGCTGCCATGGCCGCGGCCCGCATGGGCGCGGACACGCTCCTGCTGACGGGCAATATCGACACCATCGCCCAAATGAGCTGTAATCCAGCCATCGGCGGGCAGGCCAAAGGGCACATGGTCCGCGAAATCGACGCCCTCGGCGGTGTCATGGGGCTGAACACCGACACCACAGCCATCCAGTTCCGTCTGCTAAACGCCTCCAAAGGCCCGGCGGTACAAGCTCCACGCGCACAGTGCGACAAAAAGGCCTACCAGTACCGAATGAAGCATCAGATAGAACTTCAGCCGAACCTGACGCTCTTTCAGGCCATGGTTGAGGGCCTGATCTTCAGCGGTGACTCTGTAGCAGGAGTCAAAACCAGCATGGATGTCTCTTTTTATGGCAAAACGGTTATTGTGACGACGGGCACCTTCCTGCGCGGACTCATGCATATCGGCAGCAATCGCAACGAAGGCGG belongs to Ruficoccus amylovorans and includes:
- a CDS encoding UvrD-helicase domain-containing protein; its protein translation is MSNAFPPLPDQADRDQFLNETEKNFSVIAPAGVGKTTSIVGRIARIGLGDANRAEPLLPHLAVVTYTNKAAEELQERARRKLLEHAAGNEHLLKLFGRAFFGTIHSFCLELLRRHGHHLGLPPALELVEDEEALWLRFLRSQDRLSELIPEPLRGDFLKIAPLGKMLELARKLPGDTFPEPGPLPSPDAAEVLSWEAKGRSAATITRSQQTLRDWLDALADPAARGLGLPEPATTAKEFVAAWSNALQPVQDWLAETGLGFASAVARRYRAFRLEAGQLTYDDMIFLADQLLAQPQALAEIRAHRWRVILDEAQDTDPVQFRVLTAVARERGAPADWPGFGEPPPGGHFCMVGDPQQSIYSDRADLKTYLALHAALSSAPDGGELTFRVTMRCDHAVVAAVNTAFPAVLDGSGGQVNLVPLEARPGVLPGHVERLTLRPEAESKRKRDRLDAEAEALARWLKARGPAELGAHGWGEVALLCPRRDGLEALAFQLERIGLPVQNHSRLDLLGDDPAFAWTAGLMQVMASPGDSFELFGVLREVFAVADGEMAALVQSARQAGQPSPLSLETRPDAVPGLCGETLALLHAARRKCIHLPLREALEHLLAVTALPARLACLPGASPERTARTLDALRVEADAAEARGGTLADFAKTLRRRYTEAPGEAPAAPDRIQLLTCHKSKGLEWPVVILPLFFSPITEANANYPQLLGGPGERPVLAVSKNHDKSTAKAALARRNAQTYERLLYVSATRARHSLIVVEDESLFDRPEGSFAGGLRVLANDGNRSWWDGLPAFAPKSELFPARHAPGETDGPETTPTSLAEDTATERTRRAQLAREHAGDFAERVLPSSLARHEGFEGHHRDERDLEAEPLFPELAAAAAAKKGADYGNWWHLTMETLPWAAGPDAWREHAEARLAHCTDRPRGQDELDRFFRSEAAQRLSAPGLLVRAEVPVFWPEDTGRVYDGTIDLAARTDTGWLVIDWKTDRLSSGGLDALALTYGPQLDCYRRALGSIFDVPVEVYLYSTRLGQWLELSPQG
- a CDS encoding HAD family hydrolase; translated protein: MKNFLFDFDGTLADTLPLCISAFREAIEPLAGRKLSDADIIETFGPSEEGTIAALIPDHQEQGLRGYLNSYETLHHKWPAPFPGMVEILRFLREKGAFVGMVTGKGAKSAALSLERFGISDLFQAIETGSPRGPVKDEKIAHLLKTFNLDRAETLYIGDVVSDITASHACGIKATAAAWAATADLEALRAAQPDFLFTSIADFDAFIRGFFQ
- a CDS encoding HAD family hydrolase — translated: MAYRHLIWDWNGTLLDDAWLCLEVMNGLMTRRSMRPVTARFYQEEFGFPVVEYYRKLGFDLERDSFEAVSREFIDGYNRRRLECSLYPEVRATVEAVRAQGVGQVILSAHEHRTLVELVGLLGLDGYFSQLIGLDNIYAAGKAANGRAHMASLPHAPHEVLLVGDTTHDYEVAREIGADCVLLEGGHQSRARLEACGVPVLRSHIEVLALL
- the recA gene encoding recombinase RecA, with the translated sequence MAAPKKNTSDTKGTEALDLAISAINKQFGEGSIMRLGDSTKLNVETVSTGSVAIDLALGVGGLPRGRICEIYGPESSGKTTLCLSIIAEAQRQGGNAVFVDVEHALDPRYAKVVGVDLDNLMVSQPESGEDALNITETLIRSGAVDVVVVDSVAALVSRTELDGQMGDTTVGLQARMMSQAMRRLTGAINKSKCICIFTNQIREKIGVMFGNPETTPGGRALKFFASVRIDIRRIGAIKDTSGAVKGNRTRIKVVKNKVAPPFTECEFDIMYSEGISRTGSLLDLGVEHKLLEKKGAWFGYNGDLIGQGREASKAYLAEHPDVMKDLQAKILEKVQVVGGTALAESKGAQDEE
- the mnmE gene encoding tRNA uridine-5-carboxymethylaminomethyl(34) synthesis GTPase MnmE, yielding MPFGETIAALSTPTGEAALAVIRLSGPDCERIGRDSFGSTWNAEPRIAALSTYKSLSGNTLDRCISLYFEDGHSYTGEPMLELSLHGSPLVVQLVLEDLLARGCRLAEPGEFTKTAFLNGKLDLSQAEAVADLIHARSTRALRVAQRQLAGSIGKRMDAYTQRLLRVQAELEAYIDFPEEDLPEEDQSGPIKAISGLSRDISQLIDTQHYSSLLHDGVQTVILGAPNAGKSSLLNWLAGQDRVIVSDTPGTTRDVVAERVVVGDYVLQLMDTAGLHASEDALERLGMQKTLEWLDRADFILVVVDSAAPSPTLPDAALEKIQAGNALVIENKCDLPSSSSRADFLPACPHIRLSLKTGENCDQLKSRLIETLSAGHHIPHEDELIVSTRHAAALTRAVDALETTLTRLNEGAPPELAASDLRLAVEAFGEVVGKIDNEAMLDQLFATFCIGK